One Nonomuraea angiospora DNA segment encodes these proteins:
- a CDS encoding helix-turn-helix domain-containing protein yields the protein MVKQDANAAEPQHGDDLAGAFGGNVRRRREEAGLTLEQLSTRSSVSRAMLSKVERGEKSPTIGVASRIAHALDASLSDLIGAPAAAASGVAIVMRKNDRPVFHDPETGFERHMVSAAPGAGGAEMVVHYLPAQVSTGLLPAYPPGTEKQLVVLEGTLTVAIGGISETLNTGDSLFFQADADHGFANRTNAPCEYIMVISRRT from the coding sequence GTGGTCAAGCAAGACGCAAACGCGGCCGAACCCCAGCACGGAGACGATCTGGCCGGCGCGTTCGGCGGTAACGTGCGGCGACGCCGCGAGGAGGCGGGCCTGACGCTGGAGCAGCTCTCCACACGGTCGTCGGTCAGCCGGGCGATGCTGTCCAAGGTCGAACGCGGTGAGAAGAGCCCGACGATCGGCGTCGCGTCCAGGATCGCCCACGCGCTCGACGCGTCACTCTCGGACCTGATCGGTGCGCCCGCTGCTGCCGCGTCTGGTGTGGCCATTGTCATGCGCAAGAACGATCGCCCTGTTTTCCATGACCCGGAAACCGGCTTCGAGCGGCACATGGTGTCAGCGGCGCCGGGCGCGGGAGGAGCCGAGATGGTCGTCCACTACCTTCCCGCGCAGGTGTCTACCGGGCTGCTGCCCGCCTATCCGCCGGGTACGGAGAAACAACTCGTAGTGCTCGAAGGCACCCTCACCGTCGCGATCGGCGGGATCAGCGAGACCCTGAACACAGGCGACTCCCTGTTCTTCCAGGCCGACGCGGACCACGGCTTCGCCAACCGGACGAACGCTCCCTGCGAATACATCATGGTCATCTCACGCAGAACCTGA
- a CDS encoding BTAD domain-containing putative transcriptional regulator, translating to MEEFERLVARARETLVGGRPDQARQMARQALRLWRGQAFADGGGPAGRRPRGGLPGRPAAALATRAPPSPVRQDRRSAQAGLLRPGQPAAGALADRRRNPALSHVSRMASLDRWWLSSTVRTPRYRRAPTFLIGVVPLGRETAQNREGPGSNKEMRDTSTTACRAR from the coding sequence GTGGAGGAGTTCGAACGGCTGGTCGCCCGGGCCCGCGAGACGCTCGTCGGAGGCCGGCCCGATCAGGCCCGACAGATGGCCAGGCAGGCGTTGCGGTTGTGGCGGGGGCAGGCGTTCGCCGACGGTGGCGGACCTGCGGGCCGCCGGCCACGCGGCGGCCTTCCTGGCCGTCCAGCGGCTGCGCTGGCGACTCGCGCTCCCCCTTCACCTGTACGCCAAGATCGCCGGTCAGCCCAAGCCGGTCTACTGCGACCTGGACAGCCCGCTGCTGGTGCGCTCGCTGACCGGCGCCGTAATCCTGCGCTGTCGCACGTGTCGCGGATGGCCTCGCTCGATCGGTGGTGGCTGTCTTCGACGGTGCGGACGCCACGCTACCGGCGAGCGCCGACGTTCCTGATCGGCGTTGTGCCGCTCGGTCGGGAGACGGCACAGAATCGCGAGGGGCCTGGGTCCAATAAGGAGATGAGAGACACGTCAACGACGGCCTGCCGAGCGCGGTGA
- a CDS encoding alpha/beta fold hydrolase yields MLITTASDGTQVRAIDEGQGPALLILHPGLDDGRSWGKVAALLTRSHRVVRLHRRQYRQDLPSPATISQEVQHVLAAARKIGTPVLLVGHSSGAVVALESLVAAPGTFTGAVLYEPPVVIGPPLGGPGGEINIRARQAIAAGRPGRALRIFIRDTVRLPAWVAFLSGLFVALSPRLRLLVPHQIDDNEAMDRLGVRLDAYAGIDTPVLLLGGDRSPGHLSERLDALARALPRAERVVLHGQGHSAHAAAPAKVAAAIESFTATTTG; encoded by the coding sequence ATGCTCATCACCACGGCATCTGACGGCACCCAGGTCCGTGCCATCGACGAGGGACAGGGGCCGGCCCTGCTGATCCTCCACCCAGGGCTGGACGACGGCCGCTCCTGGGGCAAAGTGGCAGCCCTGCTGACGCGGAGCCACCGGGTCGTACGCCTGCACCGACGCCAGTACCGCCAAGACCTGCCCAGCCCCGCGACGATCTCGCAGGAGGTCCAGCACGTGCTCGCGGCAGCACGAAAGATCGGCACCCCGGTTCTGCTCGTCGGCCACTCCTCCGGCGCGGTGGTCGCCCTGGAGTCACTGGTCGCCGCGCCCGGCACCTTCACGGGCGCCGTCCTCTACGAGCCACCGGTCGTGATCGGGCCCCCGCTCGGTGGCCCCGGCGGCGAGATCAACATCCGCGCACGGCAGGCCATCGCGGCCGGTCGACCCGGCCGGGCGCTGCGGATATTCATCCGCGACACCGTGCGGCTGCCGGCTTGGGTGGCCTTCCTCAGCGGCCTGTTCGTCGCTCTCAGCCCGCGACTGCGCCTGCTCGTCCCCCACCAGATCGACGACAACGAGGCAATGGACCGGCTCGGCGTCCGCCTCGACGCCTACGCCGGGATCGACACCCCGGTATTACTGCTCGGCGGCGACCGCAGCCCCGGACACCTGAGCGAACGCCTGGATGCGCTGGCTCGCGCACTGCCCCGCGCCGAACGCGTGGTGCTGCACGGCCAGGGACACAGCGCCCACGCGGCCGCACCCGCCAAGGTCGCCGCCGCCATCGAGTCCTTCACCGCCACAACCACCGGCTGA
- a CDS encoding TetR/AcrR family transcriptional regulator C-terminal domain-containing protein, protein MMSDRGRAGLTRQTMIDAALRLLEEVGLDGLTVRRLAAQLGVQSPALYWHIRTKQELLDGMADAIVQSAGMGPPRQGETWQEWLARRARAYRASLLAHRDGARIVAGAATLSPNTVRMFEAELAAMTACGFTPVLAVRTISTLTHYITGFVLQEQATRPTAQPMEEPVPTLAAALREGGSPLSEDAFEHGLHAIIAGTTAALA, encoded by the coding sequence ATGATGAGCGACCGCGGACGGGCCGGGCTGACCCGGCAGACGATGATCGACGCCGCGCTGCGGCTGCTGGAGGAGGTCGGCCTGGATGGGCTGACGGTCCGCCGACTCGCCGCGCAGCTAGGTGTCCAGTCGCCTGCGCTCTACTGGCACATCCGCACCAAGCAGGAGCTCTTGGACGGCATGGCCGACGCGATCGTGCAGTCCGCGGGCATGGGGCCACCGCGGCAGGGGGAAACCTGGCAGGAGTGGCTGGCCCGGCGCGCCCGCGCCTACCGGGCCTCGCTGCTCGCCCACCGAGACGGCGCCCGCATCGTGGCCGGCGCGGCGACGCTGAGCCCGAATACCGTGCGGATGTTCGAGGCGGAGCTGGCCGCGATGACCGCCTGCGGATTCACCCCCGTGCTCGCGGTGCGCACGATCAGCACCCTCACCCACTACATCACCGGGTTCGTCCTCCAGGAGCAGGCCACCCGCCCCACAGCACAACCGATGGAAGAGCCCGTACCGACCCTGGCGGCGGCCCTGCGCGAGGGCGGCAGCCCGCTCAGCGAGGACGCCTTCGAGCACGGCCTGCATGCGATCATCGCCGGGACGACCGCCGCCCTGGCGTGA